From one Phycodurus eques isolate BA_2022a chromosome 19, UOR_Pequ_1.1, whole genome shotgun sequence genomic stretch:
- the LOC133395275 gene encoding protein kinase 4-like, translating into MRESVQVNQNKTMSHNPQRESVQQVQHSVNQNNTMSHNPQRESFQQVQESVNQNNTMRESVQVNQNKTMSHNPQRESVQQVQHSVNQNNTMSHNPQRESFQQVQESVTQNTMAHNLQRESVQQVQQHVNQNNTMSHNPQRESVQQVQSVNQNNTMSQNPQRESVQQVQQRVNQNNTMSESVQQVQESVTQNNMMSHNPQRESFQQIQESIHQNNTMSHNPQRESFQQVQESVTQNNTMAHNLQRESVQQVQQSVNQNNTMSESVQVQQSINQNNTMSHSPQRESVQQVHQHVKNNTMSHNPQRESFQQVQESVTQNNTMAHNLQRESVQQVQQSINQNNTMSHSPQRESVQKVQQHVKNNTMSHNPQRESFQQIQESVHQNNTMSHNPQRESFQQVQESVTQNNTMAHNLQRESVQQAQQRLNQNNTMSESVQVQQSINQNTVSHNPQRESVQQVQQSVNQNNTMSESVQKVQESVHQNNTMSHNPQRESVQQVQQSVNQNNTMSESFQQVQQSINQNKTMSYNPQRESVQVQQSVNQNNTMSESVQQVQQSINQNKTMSHNPQRESVQQVQQSVNQNNTMSESVQQVQQSINQNKTMSHNPQRESVQQVQQSGNQNNTMSESVQQVQQSVNQNNTMSESVQQVQQSINKTMSHNPQRESVQHIQESITQNTMSHNPQRESFQQVQGSVTQNNTMSESVQQVQESVTQNKTMSQNPQRESVQQIQESVHQNNTMSHNPQRESFQQVQESVIRNNTMSKSVQQVQESITQNSTMSQNPQRESVQQIQERITQNTMSHNPQRESFQQVQQRVNQNAMSHNPQRVSIQQIPQNVNQNDRLGDDSTDEGLIVNV; encoded by the coding sequence ATGAGGGAGTCCGTTCAAGTCAACCAGAACAAAACAATGAGCCACAACCCCCAGAGGGAGTCTGTTCAACAAGTCCAGCATAGTGTCAACCAGAACAACACGATGAGCCACAACCCCCAGAGGGAGTCCTTTCAACAAGTCCAGGAGAGTGTCAACCAGAACAACACTATGAGGGAGTCCGTTCAAGTCAACCAGAACAAAACAATGAGCCACAACCCCCAGAGGGAGTCTGTTCAACAAGTCCAGCATAGTGTCAACCAGAACAACACAATGAGCCACAACCCCCAGAGGGAGTCCTTTCAACAAGTCCAGGAGAGTGTCACCCAGAACACAATGGCCCACAACCTCCAGAGGGAGTCCGTTCAACAAGTCCAGCAGCATGTCAACCAGAACAACACTATGAGCCACAACCCCCAAAGGGAGTCTGTTCAACAAGTCCAGAGTGTCAACCAGAACAACACGATGAGCCAGAACCCCCAGAGGGAGTCCGTTCAACAAGTCCAGCAGCGCGTCAACCAGAACAACACGATGAGTGAGTCTGTTCAACAAGTCCAGGAGAGCGTCACCCAGAACAACATGATGAGCCACAACCCCCAGAGGGAGTCCTTTCAACAAATCCAGGAGAGCATCCACCAGAACAACACTATGAGCCACAACCCCCAGAGGGAGTCCTTTCAACAAGTCCAGGAGAGTGTCACCCAGAACAACACAATGGCCCACAACCTCCAGAGGGAGTCTGTTCAACAAGTCCAGCAGAGCGTCAACCAGAACAACACGATGAGTGAGTCTGTTCAAGTCCAGCAGAGCATCAACCAGAACAACACTATGAGCCACAGCCCCCAGAGGGAGTCCGTTCAACAAGTCCACCAGCATGTCAAGAACAACACGATGAGCCACAACCCCCAGAGGGAGTCCTTTCAACAAGTCCAGGAGAGTGTCACCCAGAACAACACAATGGCCCACAACCTCCAGAGGGAGTCTGTTCAACAAGTCCAGCAGAGCATCAACCAGAACAACACTATGAGCCACAGCCCCCAGAGGGAGTCCGTTCAAAAAGTACAGCAGCATGTCAAGAACAACACTATGAGCCACAACCCCCAGAGGGAGTCCTTTCAACAAATCCAGGAGAGCGTCCACCAGAACAACACTATGAGCCACAACCCCCAGAGGGAGTCCTTTCAACAAGTCCAGGAGAGTGTCACCCAGAACAACACAATGGCCCACAACCTCCAGAGGGAGTCCGTTCAACAGGCCCAGCAGCGTCTCAACCAGAACAACACGATGAGTGAGTCTGTTCAAGTCCAGCAGAGCATCAACCAGAACACTGTGAGCCACAACCCCCAGAGGGAGTCCGTTCAACAAGTCCAGCAGAGTGTCAACCAGAACAACACAATGAGTGAGTCTGTTCAAAAGGTCCAGGAGAGCGTCCACCAGAACAACACTATGAGCCACAACCCCCAGAGGGAGTCCGTTCAACAAGTCCAGCAGAGTGTAAACCAGAACAACACGATGAGTGAGTCTTTTCAACAAGTCCAGCAGAGCATCAACCAGAACAAGACTATGAGCTACAACCCCCAGAGGGAGTCCGTTCAAGTCCAGCAGAGTGTCAACCAGAACAACACGATGAGTGAGTCTGTTCAACAAGTCCAGCAGAGCATCAACCAGAACAAGACTATGAGCCACAACCCCCAGAGGGAGTCCGTTCAACAAGTCCAGCAGAGTGTCAACCAGAACAACACGATGAGTGAGTCTGTTCAACAAGTCCAGCAGAGCATCAACCAGAACAAGACTATGAGCCACAACCCCCAGAGGGAGTCCGTTCAACAAGTCCAGCAGAGTGGCAACCAGAACAACACGATGAGTGAGTCTGTTCAACAAGTCCAGCAGAGTGTCAACCAGAACAACACGATGAGTGAGTCTGTTCAACAAGTCCAGCAGAGCATCAACAAGACTATGAGCCACAACCCCCAGAGGGAGTCCGTTCAACATATCCAGGAGAGCATCACCCAAAATACAATGAGCCACAACCCCCAGAGGGAGTCCTTTCAACAAGTCCAGGGGAGCGTCACCCAGAACAACACGATGAGTGAGTCTGTTCAACAAGTCCAGGAGAGCGTCACCCAGAACAAGACGATGAGCCAGAACCCCCAGAGGGAGTCCGTTCAACAAATCCAGGAGAGTGTCCACCAGAACAACACGATGAGCCACAACCCCCAGAGGGAGTCCTTTCAACAAGTCCAGGAGAGCGTCATCCGGAACAACACTATGAGTAAGTCTGTTCAACAAGTCCAGGAGAGCATCACCCAGAACAGCACTATGAGCCAGAACCCCCAGAGGGAGTCTGTTCAACAAATCCAGGAGAGAATCACCCAAAATACAATGAGCCACAACCCCCAGAGGGAGTCCTTTCAACAAGTCCAGCAGCGTGTCAACCAGAACGCAATGAGCCACAACCCTCAGAGGGTGTCCATTCAACAAATCCCGCAGAATGTCAACCAGAATGATAGATTGGGTGATGACTCAACAGATGAGGGGTTGATTGTGAATGTTTGA